One genomic segment of Bacillus thermozeamaize includes these proteins:
- a CDS encoding protein arginine kinase → MSYHRFVNEISSEWMRGEGPEADIILSSRVRLARNLAQFPFPILSTDSQARELRDRVAQAIHQPGWDAYGRFEMIPMEQLTPLEKRVLVEKHLLSPALAEESRYGGVILSENESISIMINEEDHLRIQCLFPGLQLRQALQLATKIDDLLEQSLVYAFDEKWGYLTSCPTNVGTGIRGSVMIHLPGLILSQQINRILSAISKVGLVVRGIYGEGSEAQGNLFQISNQITLGLTEEEIIDNIHRVVSQIVSQERAARQHLLQQSRVQLENRVFRSLGILSHARIIDSKEAAQRLSDVKLGIDLGLIRDVPANIMSELLIKTQPGFLQQMAGRTLSGEERDVVRAQMIRNWLAKHRG, encoded by the coding sequence ATGTCTTATCATCGATTCGTCAATGAAATATCCAGTGAATGGATGCGCGGCGAGGGTCCGGAAGCGGACATCATTTTGTCCAGCCGGGTGCGGCTGGCCCGCAACCTGGCGCAGTTTCCTTTCCCGATTCTGTCCACGGATAGTCAGGCCAGGGAACTGAGAGACAGGGTTGCGCAGGCCATTCACCAGCCCGGATGGGATGCCTACGGGCGTTTTGAGATGATCCCGATGGAACAATTGACGCCACTGGAGAAACGGGTTCTGGTGGAAAAGCATCTGCTCAGTCCGGCCTTGGCCGAGGAATCCCGTTATGGGGGCGTCATCCTGTCGGAGAATGAGTCGATCAGCATCATGATCAATGAAGAGGATCACTTGCGGATCCAGTGTCTCTTTCCCGGCTTGCAGCTGCGGCAGGCGTTGCAGCTGGCGACGAAAATCGATGATCTGCTGGAGCAGTCGCTTGTCTACGCTTTTGACGAGAAGTGGGGTTATCTCACCAGCTGTCCGACCAATGTCGGTACAGGCATTCGGGGTTCGGTCATGATTCACCTTCCCGGGTTGATTTTGTCACAGCAGATCAACCGGATCCTGTCGGCCATTTCCAAGGTGGGGCTGGTGGTCCGCGGCATTTACGGGGAAGGCAGTGAAGCGCAGGGAAACCTTTTCCAGATTTCGAACCAAATTACCCTGGGTTTGACGGAAGAGGAAATCATCGACAACATCCACCGCGTCGTCAGCCAGATCGTCAGCCAGGAACGGGCTGCGCGCCAGCACCTTTTGCAACAATCCAGGGTCCAGTTGGAGAACCGGGTTTTCCGTTCGCTTGGCATCCTGTCCCATGCGCGGATCATCGACTCCAAGGAGGCGGCCCAACGTCTCTCCGATGTCAAGCTGGGCATTGATTTGGGATTGATTCGGGATGTGCCGGCCAATATTATGAGTGAACTGTTAATTAAGACACAGCCCGGATTTTTGCAGCAGATGGCGGGACGGACGTTGTCCGGAGAGGAGCGGGATGTGGTGCGTGCCCAGATGATCAGGAATTGGCTGGCTAAGCATCGGGGTTAG
- a CDS encoding transcriptional regulator: protein MRNISDIIEEHLKRSIQQAGMVEVQRSHLAELFQCVPSQINYVISTRFTLEKGYLVESKRGGGGYIRIRKVNIPKNDEAYYRRILELIKDSLSQSAAEDIITQLLEEEKITSREAALMRVAVDRSLYPFAPSLRDVVRANLMKHMLQVIFFERGT from the coding sequence ATGCGAAATATTTCCGATATCATTGAGGAACACTTGAAGCGAAGCATTCAACAGGCGGGAATGGTTGAGGTGCAACGCAGTCATCTTGCAGAGTTGTTTCAATGTGTGCCTTCACAGATCAATTATGTGATCAGCACGCGTTTTACCCTTGAAAAGGGGTATTTGGTTGAAAGCAAGCGGGGAGGGGGAGGATATATCCGTATCCGGAAAGTGAACATCCCCAAAAATGATGAGGCGTATTACCGCCGGATTCTCGAATTGATCAAGGACAGTCTGTCGCAATCGGCGGCGGAAGATATCATTACCCAGCTCCTGGAGGAGGAAAAGATTACGTCACGTGAGGCAGCATTGATGCGCGTGGCGGTGGACAGGAGTCTTTACCCTTTTGCTCCGTCACTGCGGGATGTTGTCCGAGCCAACTTGATGAAGCACATGCTGCAGGTGATCTTTTTTGAAAGGGGTACTTGA